CGCCCAGCGCGGCCAGCGGCTCCAGCCACATGTTGGCCTGGTACGCGGAGCTGGTGCCGCCCGAGAAGTACATCCCGACCGTCGGCCGGTACTCCGTCAGCCATGCGTCGAACCAAGCCAGCACCTCCGCCTCGCCGGCCGGCCGCCGCCCCGGCAGCAGCCACGCCAGCAACACCGCCAGACCCGTGCCCGCGAGCAGCACGGACAGCGCGACCCCACCCCCGGCCCACCGGCCGTCGCCGGTCAGCGCCGCCGCCACCAGTCCGGCCGTGGCCGGCAGCCCGGAGCCGATCAGCCGCACCCCGGGGTGCCGGGTGAGCAGCGCGGGCGGCGCCGGGCGGAGCCGCAGCGCGGAGGCGTCGATGTTGCGGGTCAGTACCGGCAGCGTGCGGGAGCGGCGCACCTTGGCCACCGCGCCCTGGCAGGCGAAGTACAGCGCGTAGCAGAGCAACAGGCCGTAACAGAGCGGCATATACCGCATCCCCGGGCCGTGCGGCTCCAGGTTCATCAGCCCGGCCACCAGCAGCAGGTCGCGGATCAGCTGGCGCACCATCACATCGGCGCGGGCCTTGGAGAGCACCCGGCTCAGCCGGCGGTGCCGGCGGTTCAGCATCACCTCCAGCGCCAGCCCGGCGGCGGTCGAGGCGGCGAGGACGCGGGCGTCCGGGCCGACGGCCCCGGCGACCTGGCCGGCGAAGGCGACGCCGAGCGCCGCGAGCGGACCGAACCGCCGGCGTGACCGGCGGAAACGTACGAGAGAGGGCACGGCGGGTCTCCTGGGGACGGGACCGGTGGGGGACCGGGCAAGGGTCAAACGAGCCGCGGTGGCCGATTCGCCCGGAACGGGCGGGAAGTTCACCTGAACCGACCCGGCCCGGGCGCGGGGTTTACGCGGCGGGCGGCGACAGAGGGGAGATCCGGGCCGTTGTCCAGCCCCTGTCCAGCGACTGGAATACGGAGGCGACCGCCGCCGCGCCTGGCATAGATTCGGACTTGTGACAGTGGCCAGGCAGTACGTAACGGAAGCCCGCAGGATCGTCGTCAAGGTCGGCTCGTCCTCGCTGACCACCGCCGCGGGCGGCCTCGACGCGGACCGCGTCGACGCCCTCGTCGACGTCCTCTCCAAGGTCCGCAGCGGCGGCGAGAAGGAGATAGTCCTCGTCTCCTCCGGAGCCATCGCGGCCGGCCTCGCTCCGCTCGGACTGACCCGCCGCCCCAAGGACCTGGCCCGGCAGCAGGCCGCCGCCAGCGTCGGCCAGGGGCTGCTCGTCGCCCGCTACACCGCCTCCTTCGCCCGTTACGGCGTCCGCGTCGGCCAGGTGCTCCTCACCACCGACGACACCAGCCGCCGGGCCCACTACCGCAACGCCTACCGGACGCTGGACCAGCTCCTGGAGATGGGCGCCGTACCGGTCGTCAACGAGAACGACACCGTGGCCACCGACGAGATCCGGTTCGGCGACAACGACCGGCTCGCCGCCCTCGTCGCCCACCTCGTCCGCGCCGACCTGCTCGTCCTCCTCTCGGACGTCGACGGGCTCTACGACGGCGACCCGGCCAAGGACGGCAGCTCACGGATCGCCGAGGTCACCGGCCCGGACGACATCGCGCACGTCGAGATCGGCGCGGCCGGCAAGGCCGGCGTCGGCACCGGCGGCATGGTCACCAAGGTCGAGGCCGCCCGGATCGCCGCCGCCGCCGGCATCCCCGTCGTACTCACCTCCGCCAGCCGCGCCGCCGACGCGCTCGCCGGCCGCGACACCGGCACGTACTTCCGCCGCACCGGCCGCCGCTCCGCCGACCGGCTGCTCTGGCTCGCCCACGCCTCCACCCCGCAGGGCTCGCTCACCCTGGACGACGGGGCCGTGCGCGCCGTCGTCGAGGGCCGCAAGTCGCTGCTGCCGGCCGGGATCGCCGCGGTCGACGGCGAGTTCGTCGCCGGCGACCCCGTCGAGCTGCGCGACTCCACCGGCCGCGCCGTCGCCCGCGGCCTGGTCAACTTCGACGCCAAGGAGATCCCCCAGCTGCTCGGCCGCTCCACACGGGAGCTCGCCAAGGAGCTCGGACCGGCCTACGAGCGCGAAGTGGTACACCGGGACGATCTGGTCGTGGTCCGGACCTGAAACGGCTGAAACTCCGGTCATCCGTCGGAGACCTTCACCAAAACCGCCCCACATCCCGTCCAGGACTGGTCAACTTTGTCTCGGGGGCAAGACGAGGCGCGGTACAGCACAGCACCACACGCATCACAACAGGAGGCCGCCGGTGAGACGAGCGCGCCCAGGGGCTCCGCCCCGCGGGACGTCCGAACGCGCCCTGACGAGCGTCGAGACCGGAGCCGACTTCGGTGCGGCGGCGAACGGGACGGACGCGGACGAGTCGCGCGCCGAGCAGCGCGCCGAGGAGCTGGTGGTGTCCAAGCTCTGGCACATCACGCTCAGCGTCTCGGGGCCGGAGGCCCCGCTGAAGGAGGTCAGGCGCGGGCTCGAGCAGCTCGCCCACGACCACCCGTTCCTGCTGACCAGCCGCTACGCCAACGATCACGCCGAGATCCGGTACTGGGAAGAGGCCCGCGACCTGCACGACGCGGCCGCGGTCGCGCTGCGGCTGTGGGGCGAGCACCGGCAGACCGCCAAGCTGCCGCCCTGGGAGATCGTCGGCCTGGAGGTCATCGACCGCGAGACGTACCACCAGCGGATCGCCGAGGGGTACGGTCCGCCGCCCGCCGCACCGGTGGGCGTGCACCCGTTCTGACCTGGCAGACCCGGCCCGACCGGCTCGACCTGTCCAGGGTCATGTCTCGTACTCCGGGATGTACGAGGGGTGTCCGCGGCGGTGCCAGTACCCTGCGGACATGACCTCGCTCACGCCCCTCGACAACCTTTCCCCCGTCGCCCGGGCCGGTTACCGCGCCCGCGCCGCCGCCGCCGAAATCGCGCCACTTCCGCGCGCGGTCAAGGACGACGCCCTGCTGGCGATCGCGGACGCGCTCGAGGTACGGACCGCGGAGATCATCGAGGCCAACGCCGAGGACGTCGCCCGCGCCCGCGAGGCCGGCACCAGCGAGGCCGTCATCGACCGACTCACCCTCACCCCCGAGCGGGTCCGGGCCATCGCCGCCGACGTCCGCGACGTCGCCGCCCTGCCCGACCCCGTCGGCGAGGTCGTCCGCGGCTCGACGCTCCCCAACGGCATCGACCTGCGCCAGGTCCGCGTTCCGCTCGGTGTCGTCGGCATCATCTACGAGGCCCGGCCCAACGTGACCGTCGACGCCGCCGCGCTCTGCCTGAAGTCCGGCAACGCCGTCCTGCTGCGCGGTTCGTCCTCCGCGTACTCCTCCAACACCGCCCTGGTGAAGGTGGTGCGCGACGCCGTCGGCGGCGCCGGGCTGCCCGCCGACGCCGTCCAGCTCGTCCCCGGCGAGTCCCGCGAATCGGTGCGCGAGCTGATGCGCGCCCGCGGCCTCGTCGACGTCCTCATCCCGCGCGGCGGCGCCTCGCTGATCAAGACGGTCGTCGAGGAGTCCACCGTCCCCGTCATCGAGACCGGCACCGGCAACTGCCACGTCTACGTGGACGCCCAGGCCGACCTCGACATGGCCGTCGACATCCTGATCAACTCCAAGGCCCACCGGGTCAGCGTCTGCAACGCCGCCGAGACCCTCCTCGTGCACCAGGACATCGCCGAGGCCTTCCTGCCGCGCGCGCTCGCGGCCCTCGCCGAGGCCGGCGTGACCGTCCACGGCGACGAGCGGGTCCTCGCCCGTGCCGAGGGCACCAAGGCCACGGTCGTCCCCGCCACCCCGGAGGACTGGGAGACCGAGTACCTCTCGTACGACATCGCCGCCGCGGTCGTCGACTCGCTCGACAAGGCGGTGGAGCACATCCGCCTGTGGTCCTCCGGCCACACCGAGGCGATCGTCACCACCTCCCAGGCCGCAGCCCGCCGCTTCACCCAGCTGGTCGACTCCACCACGGTCGCCGTGAACGCCTCCACCCGGTTCACCGACGGTGGTCAGTTCGGCTTCGGCGCCGAGATCGGGATCTCCACGCAGAAGCTGCACGCCCGGGGCCCGATGGGCCTTCCGGAGCTGACCTCCACGAAGTACATCGTCACCGGCGATGGTCACGTACGGTGACCGGATGGGTCCGGATCGAGCAGGGATAGTTCGCACTCTCCCTGCCCAAAAGCACCTCCCAGGTCTACTCTGAATCCGTGCCGGACGACGTGGGGGGCAAGCCGTTCCAGGACGGTGGGGACCCCGAGGACTCTGTCGACCGCGGAGGCGCGGACGAGGACTTCGCCTCCGTGGTGTTCGACGAGGACTTCGTCCGGGCCGCCGAGTTCCACGAGCCCACCGCCGTCGAGCGGCTGCTCGCGGCCGCCCAGGCCCGCGCCGAGGCGGACGCCGCCCGGGCCCGAGCCGGCGGCGGCCCCTCCGAGGACGAGCTCTACGAGGACGGCTACGGCCCCGGCCGCCTCCTCGACCACGACGGCTACGGCGACGAGGACGACGACGATTCCGGGCCGTACGGCCGCCACGGCGGCGCCCTGCGCCCCTACCGGAACTCAGCCCGCTGGCACCGGCCGGTCGCCTGGGTGCTCGCCCTGGTGATGGGCGTCGGCATGGTCGCCCTCGCCTTCACCGCCGTCTACCGGGGCGCCACGGCCAACCGCCAGGACCCCGCCCCGGCCCCGACGACCACCAGCGGGATCGACATCCCGTCCCCGGGCGCCACCTCGGCCGTGGCCCCCGCCGTCGTCCCCACCGCCGTCGGACCCTCGGCCTCCACCCCGTACCCGGGCGCGCCTGTGCCAGCCGTGCCCCCTACGCCCTGAGTCGTGGGCATTCTTCTGAACTTGACGTGTACCTGGGCGTTTACCGAAGCCTCCGCCGACCTACCCTGAAGGTATGGCAGGGAGTGGCGACCCGCCTGAGGGGACACCCGAGGGACTCCCCGGCGGTGGTGAGGACGAGTACCGATCCGTCGTCTTCGACGAGTCGTTCATCCGTGCTGCCCGCCTCCAGGAGTTCTCCGCCCAGGAGCGGATGGGGGAGCACGCCCGCGCCGTGCGCTCCCGGCCCGGGTTCGACTCCGGCCGCCGCTCCAAGCAGCCCCTGCTGCTGGTGCTGCTGATCCTCCTCGCCTTCGGAACCGCCATCTACCTGGGCGTCCGCAACCCGTACCAGCCGCCCGCCGTGCACCGCGCCGAGCCGCTGCGGACCACCATGACCCCGCTGGCCCCCCAGGGCCGCGTACCGGGCGGCGAACCCGCCGAGCTGCTCGCGCACAGCCCCGCCGCCGAGTACCGCACCGGAGCGGCCGGCATCAACCTGCCGCCCGACGTGGGCCGCACCGAACACTTCTCGGAGAGCCAGGTCGTCACCGCGCTGTCGGTGGCCAAGGACTACCTCGTGGCCTCCTCCCTGGACCCGGACGTGCTGGCCGGCTCGACCGCCCGGCCGGTGCGCCTGCTGATCGACCCGGACCAGCTCGCCCAGTTCGACAGCAGCCTCGAATCGCCCCGGACCGACGGCCGGCACGCCCCCGCCGGCTGGCTGGTCCGCTTCGATTCGGCCCGGGAGGCGGTCGTCGGCACCTCCACCCGCGTCCAGGGCACCCTGCACTTCGCGGAGATCGACGCAGGCGTGCTGGAGGTGACCTCGGACCACACCTTCACCTACGCGCTGCGGCCCGCGGTCTCCGGCTCCGGCCCGGCACCCGCCGCCTCGCTGTTCACCGTCCACCGCGAGGTGCAGTTCCGGTTCGACCGCGAGGACCTGCGGATGCACCGTGCGGAGCTGCTGACCAGCCGCGTCGAGGCCGGCCCGCAGGCCTGCGTCCCGGACTCCCGCGGCACGCTGCGGCCCCTGCTGGCCGGGGAGCAGGCGCCCGGCACGGGCGCCCCCGCCGTCACCGACCCGTACGCCGTCGGCGAGAACACCGTCGCACCGCTCTGCGGCACCCTCTCCCCGAAGGCCCAGCCCGTGCTCTAGCTCTCCGCCTTGCCGGTGTCCTCGGTGCCGGCGCCGGTGCCGTTGCCGGTGCTGCCGTCCTTGCCACCGAACCGGCTGCGGAGCCTGCCGCTCAGGTCGCCCGCGAGGTCGCCCGCGCCGCCCGCTATGTCGCCGACCAGCTTCATCAGCGGATCCTTGCTCGTCCGCACCGACTCGGCGTAGTGCCCGGCCGACTCGCGGAACGAGTCGGTCACCGAGGTGTCCTTGTCCTCCGAGCGCTTCGGGTAGTGGCCGTCCATGATCCGCTGGTAGTCGCGGGTCTCCGCCCACTTCTTCAGCTCCGCCGCCCGCACCGTGGTGAAGGGGTGCGTGCGCGGCAGGACGTTCAGGATCTTCAGCACGGAGTCCCGCAGGTCGCCCCCGGCCTCGTACTCCTCTGCCTGCGCCAGGAACGCGTCCACGTTCATCTCGTGCAGGTGGTTGCCGCCGGCGATCTTCATCAGACCCCGCATCGACGCCTGGAGGTCCTGGCCCACCAGGAGCCCCGCCCGGTCCGCGGAGAGCTCCGACTTGCGGAACCACTCCCGCAGCGCGGTGACGATGGCCATGATCGCCATGTTGCCCAGTGGGATCCAGGCGATCTTCACCGCCAGGGTCGTCAGGAAGAGCAGGATCGTGCGGTACACCGCGTGGCCGGAGAGGGCGTGACCCACCTCGTGGCCCACGACGGCCCGCATCTCCTCCTCGTCGAGCAGTTCCACCAGGCCGGTGGTCACGACGATGATCGGCTCGTCGAGCCCGATGCACATCGCGTTGGGCTTCGGGTCCTGCGTGACGTACATCGGGGGGATCTTCTCCAGGTCCAGGATGTAACAGGCGTCCCGCAGCATGTCGTTGAGGTGCGTGAACTGCGCGTCACTCACCCGCACGGAGTCCGAGAGGAAGAGGAGCCGCAGGCTGCGCTCGGGCAGCAGCCCGCTGAGCGTCTTGAAGACCGTGTCGAAGCCGCTGAGCTTGCGGAGCGCGACCAGAGCCGACCGGTCCGCGGGGTGTTCGTACGCCCGCGAGGAGATGTCCGGGAAGCGCCTGCGCTGCCTGCTCGGAACCTTCCCCTGCGTGCTGTCCGTGTCGTCGGTCATGGATGCCCCCTGTTCGTACGAGATCTCGCTCGTCCCCCTGACGGACCCCAGCCTAGGTCCTGGCCCCACGGTCCGCCGGAGCCTGTGGACAACCCCGGCGCTGTGGATGAACCGGGCGTGCGAGGTGCCGCCACGGTGACGACGACTACGACAACGACTGAGTCGGCGTGAGCGTGCCCGGAGCGCCCGCATACGATGTGCGCGAAGTCTCGCTCCCATCCCCGATCGATTGGTCCTGCCGAAGATGAGCCTGCACAGCACCGCCCTCAACCTGGTCAGCCTCGCGGAGGGCGCCGAGCACGGCGGCAACCACGACAGCCTGAACCCGTACGTGACCGGCGGCGGCGCCCTCCTCGCGCTGCTCCTGCTGCTGTGGATCACCACCCGCTTCAACCGCGACCGCTGATCCGGCCGACCGCCCGGAGGGAGCGCGCCGTCGTGCCAGTAGGCTCTGCACGCATGGGAGAGCAGGAAGTGCCTACTGGCCGCGGCAAGCGCCGCCTCGGTGTGATGGGCGGGACGTTCGACCCGATCCACCACGGACACCTGGTGGCCGCCAGTGAGGTGGCCGCCCTGTTCCACCTCGACGAGGTGGTGTTCGTGCCGACCGGGGAGCCGTGGCAGAAGAGCCACAAGGCGGTGTCGGCGCCCGAGGACCGCTATCTGATGACGGTCATCGCGACGGCGTCGAACCCGCAGTTCTCGGTCAGCCGCATCGACATCGACCGCGGCGGACCGACGTACACGATCGACACGCTGCGGGATCTGAGCGCGCTCAACGCCGACGCGGACCTGTTCTTCATCACCGGCGCCGACGCGCTCTCCCAGATCCTCACCTGGCGCGACGCCGAGGAGCTCTTCGGGCTCGCCCACTTCATCGGCGTCACCCGGCCGGGCCACGACCTGACCGACGACGGCCTGCCGAAGGGCGGGGTCTCGCTCGTCGAGGTGCCCGCCCTCGCGATCTCCTCCACGGATTGCCGGGGGAGAGTCGCGCAGGGGGATCCGGTCTGGTACCTGGTGCCGGACGGTGTGGTGCGCTACATCGACAAGCGCCAGTTGTACCGCGGCGAGTGAGCCTCGGAGAGGGGCACCGGTGAACGATCAGCAGAGTCCGTACGACCCGTACTACCCGCAGCCGCAGATCATCGGTTACGACGCGTACGGGCAGCCGGTGTACCAGCAGACGCACCAGCCACCGCAGTCGCAGCAGGCCCAGGGGTACGACTACGACCCGTACGCCCAGCAGCAGCCCCAGCAGCCGCAGGGGTACGGCTACGACCCCTACGCGCAGCAGCAACAGCAGCAGCCCGCGCCGCCGCAGCAGGCGCCGTACGACCCCTACGGTCAGCAGGCCCCGCAGGCCCCTCCGCAGGGCAGGCAGCAGCCCTACGACCCGTACGGTCACCAGCAGCCACAGGCGCAGCAGCAGCCTTACCGGCCCGCGCCGCCCGCGGCCCCGGTGGCCGCGCCCGCCGGCGTCCCGGGCCAGCGCCGCGGCGCCCCGGAGGGTCCCGGCGGCGAGGACCGCGACTACCGCACCGAGCAGTTCTCGTTCATCGAGGAGCCGGACGAGGACTCCGAGGACGTCATCGACTGGCTCAAGTTCACCGAGAGCCGGTCGGAGCGGCGCGAGGAGGCCCGGCGCCGCGGCCGCAACCGGATCGTCGCGCTGGTCGTCGTCCTCGCCCTCGTCGCCATCGGCGGCGTCGGCTACCTGTGGTCGGCCGGCAAGCTCCCGGGCCTCGGCGAGTCGGGGGAACGCCCGCAGAACACCGCGACGGGCCCGCAGCAGCGGGACGTGATCGTCGTCCATCTGCACAACACCCAGAAGGGCGGCACGTCCACCGCGCTGCTCGTCGACAACACCACCACCAAACAGGGCACCACCGTCCTGCTGCCGAACGCGCTCACCGTCGCCGACGACGAGGGCTCCGCGACCACGCTCGGCAAGTCCGTCGAGGACGACGGCTCCACCGGCACCCGCGAGGCCATCGGCAACCTACTCGGCACCAAGATCACCGGCACCTGGCGGCTCGACACCCCCTTCCTGGAGAGGCTCGTCGAGCTGGTCGGCAACATCGACATCACCACCGACGCGGACGTCCCCGGTGAGAAGAAGGGCGAGGCGCCGCTGGTCAAGCGCGGCGAGAACCAGACCCTGAACGGCCGGGCCGCCGTCGCCTACGCCACGTACCGCGGCGCCGGCGAGGCCGAGGCCAAGCAGCTCCAGCGCTTCGGCCAGGTCATGTACGGAGTGCTGCGCAAGATGTCGGGCGACCCGAAGGCCGCCACGATGACCGTCGAGACGCTGGCGCAGATCCTCGACCCGTCTCTGCCGGAGAAGGACCTCGGGGCCTCGCTCGCCAAGCTCGCCGAGCACGCCAAGGGCGGCGACTACAAGACGGCGCTGCTGCCGGTCGGCCAGGACGGCGCGCTCAGCGAGTCCGCGAGCGGCGGCGTGGTCAAGGACATCCTCGGCGGCAAGGTCAGCGCCCCCGAGCAGGGCGCGGCGGTCCGTGTCGCGATCCGCAACGGCAGCGGCAACCCGGACGCCACCGAGGCCGCCCGGATCGTGCTGATCAACGGCGGCTACGCGTTCCTCGGCGGCGCCAAGGCCGACCGTGAGTCGAAGTCGCAGGTCGTCTACAAGGACGAGCTCCACAAGGCCGCCGCCGCGGAGGTCGCCAAGACCCTGGGGCTGCCGGCCGGCTCGGTGAAGAAGGGCACGACCGCCGGAAGCGCCGACGTCACCGTCGTCCTGGGCAGCGACTACAAGGTCAAGGGCGGATCCTGAGCCGCGCGCCCCGGTGGGGCCGGTCCCCGAAGGACCGGCCCCACCGGGGCGTGACGTAATGGCTTTCCGGGGTGTCGGCGGTCCGTGAGACCCTGGATGTGTTCCCGACCACCGACGAAAGCCTGCTTGTGACCGCCACGGACCGCTCCATCGAGCTCGTCAGCGCCGCCGCCCAGGCGGCGGCCGACCGCCTCGCGCACGACATCATCGCGTACGACGTCAGCGATGTGCTGTCGATCACCGACGCCTTCCTGCTCGCCTCCGCACCCAACGACCGCCAGGTCAAGTCGATCGTCGACGAGATCGAGGAGCGCCTCAACAAGGACCTCGGCGCCAAGCCGGTCCGCCGGGAGGGCGACCGCGACGCCCGCTGGATCCTCCTGGACTACGTCGACATCGTCGTCCACGTCCAGCACAGCGAGGAGCGGGTCTTCTACGCCCTGGAGCGGCTCTGGAAGGACTGCCCCGAGCTGCCCCTGCCCGAGGACGCCCTCAAGACCCGCGGCAAGGCCGCCGAGCACGCCGCGCTGACCGGCGCCGACGAGACGGACGGTGAGCTGAGCTGAGCGCCGCCAAGCCCGGCACCGGCCGCAGGATCGTCCTCTGGCGGCACGGCCAGACCTCCTGGAACCTGGAGCGCCGCTTCCAGGGCTCCACGGACATCGAGCTGACGGAGACCGGCGTCGCCCAGGCGCGCCGTGCCGCCCGGCTGCTCGCCGCCCTGAAGCCGGACGCGATCGTCGCATCCGACCTGAAGCGCGCGGCGGCCACGGCGGCCGAGCTGGCCGCGCTCACCGGCCATCAGGTCGCCCACGACTCCGCGCTCCGCGAGACCTACGCGGGGGAGTGGCAGGGCCTGACGCACGACGAGATCGTCGCGCGGTACGGCGAGCAGTACGCCGCCTGGAAGCGCGGCGAGCCCGTGCGCCGGGGCGGCGGCGAGCTGGAGACCGAGGTCGCCGACCGCGCCGCACCGGTGGTCCTGGAGCACGCCGAGAAGCTGCCCGAGGACGGCACGCTCGTCGTCGTCAGCCACGGCGGCACGATCCGCACCACGATCGGCCGGCTGCTCGAGCTGGAGGCCCGCCACTGGGAGAGCCTGGGCGGGCTGTCCAACTGCTGCTGGTCGGTGCTCGGCGAGGGCGCCCGCGGCTGGCGGCTCCTGGAGCACAACGCCGGCACGCTGCCCGAGCCGGTCCTCGGCGACGACGACTGACCGCCGGTCGCCCCGGCGGGAAGCCGCCCGGACAACCCCCGGGAGATCTGCCCGGACCCGGATTTCACTTTCCGGCAGGTCACAGGCTAAAGTTCTTCTTGTTCGCAGCGCGGAGCGCGAAGAACACGAGGGGCTATAGCTCAGTTGGTAGAGCGCCTGCATGGCATGCAGGAGGTCAGGAGTTCAATTCTCCTTAGCTCCACAGTCACCGAATCCCGTCCCCGTCAGGGGGCGGGATTCGTCGTTTCCGCCGTCGTCCCCGCCTCGCTCCCCGCCCTGCTCTCCGCCTCGCTCGGGCAGAGCAGGGCCATCGCCCGCCGGCTGCGGTCGTCGTTCGGCGTGTACGCCACGATCCGGCACTCCGGCATCCCGTTGACGCTCAGCGAGACCGACGTCATCCGCAGCTCGCCCACGGCGTCGTGACGGAAGGTCTTCACCCGGGCCCCGGGCGGCACCACGTCGCCGCTCGCCCACAGCCGGGCGAACTCCGGGCTCGCCTCCGACAGTCGCCGCACGAACGTCTCCCAGGCGGGCTCGCCCACGTGCCGCCCGTACGAGCCCCGGAACTGGGCCACCATCAGCGGGAGCTCCTGCTCCCGGTTCACCAGCGGGCAGCGCGCCTCCTGCACCGTGAACAGCGTCCACAGGACGTTGCGCACCCCGAAGAGTTCGTGCTCCGGCGTCATGAAGAGCGTCCGGTACGCGCCGTTGGTCGCGAGGATGTCGTACCGGCCGTTGTAGATCACCGCGGGGTGCGGGTGCAGGGCGTCGAGGATGCCCTGGAGCTCCGGACCGACCGTCTGGACCCCGTCCTCGCTGTCGGGCGCGTACGCCACCTCGGCCAGGTGGTAGAGGTGCTCCCGCTCCGGCGGGTCGAGACGCAGGGTGCGCGCCACCGCGTCGAGCACCTGCGACGAGGCGTTGATCGGCCGGCCCTGCTCCAGCCACGTGTACCAGGTGACGCCGACGCCGGAGAGCTGGGCGACCTCCTCGCGGCGCAGCCCGGGCGTCCGCCGGCGTAAGCCGGGCGGCATCCCCACGTCCTGCGGTGTCACCCGGGCCCGGCGGCTGCGCAGGAACGCCGCCAGCTCCGGCCTGCGGCGTTGTGTCGGTGCTGCCATGGTCGTCACACCCCCATCGTCGAGGAGCCGTACCGCCGTTGCCAGGTACTGTCACCACCAGTATCGGCGGGCTCTCGTTACCCGTACCGGACCGGCGGCACGCTGACTGTCATGACGACGACCACCTCACGTCCCGTACTCAGTAAAGCCGGTGGCACCGACAACCGGTCCGGGCTGCTGCTCGGAGTCGTGCTCGCCGCGCAGTTCATGGCACTCCTCGACGTCTTCATCGTGAATGTCGCCGCGCCCACGATCCGCACCGAACTCGCCGCGTCCGGGGCGGGACTTCAGCTGATCGTGGCCGGGTACACCATCGCGTACGCGGTGCTGCTGATCACCGGCGCCCGGCTCGGCGACCGCATCGGGCACCGCCGGATGTACCTGGTCGGCCTGGCGCTCTTCACCGCCGCCTCGCTCGCCTGCGGACTGGCCGCGGAGACCGGCCAGTTGATCGCCTTCCGGGTGGTCCAGGGCGCCGGCTCGGCGCTGATGATCCCGCAGGTGCTGAGTCTGATCCAGCGCAACTTCACCGGCGAGGGGCGGCTGCGTGCCCTCGGCGCGTACGCCGCGGTCCTCGCGACCGGGGCCGCGGCCGGTCAGGTCGCCGGCGGAATCCTGGTCAGCGCCGACCTGTTCGGGGCGAGCTGGCGGCCGGTCTTCCTGGTCAACGTGCCCATCGGGCTCGTGCTGCTGGTGCTCGGGGTGCGCGTGCTGCCCCGCGACGAGCGTGCCGACGCCGGCCGGG
This sequence is a window from Streptomyces sp. HUAS YS2. Protein-coding genes within it:
- a CDS encoding glutamate-5-semialdehyde dehydrogenase — translated: MTSLTPLDNLSPVARAGYRARAAAAEIAPLPRAVKDDALLAIADALEVRTAEIIEANAEDVARAREAGTSEAVIDRLTLTPERVRAIAADVRDVAALPDPVGEVVRGSTLPNGIDLRQVRVPLGVVGIIYEARPNVTVDAAALCLKSGNAVLLRGSSSAYSSNTALVKVVRDAVGGAGLPADAVQLVPGESRESVRELMRARGLVDVLIPRGGASLIKTVVEESTVPVIETGTGNCHVYVDAQADLDMAVDILINSKAHRVSVCNAAETLLVHQDIAEAFLPRALAALAEAGVTVHGDERVLARAEGTKATVVPATPEDWETEYLSYDIAAAVVDSLDKAVEHIRLWSSGHTEAIVTTSQAAARRFTQLVDSTTVAVNASTRFTDGGQFGFGAEIGISTQKLHARGPMGLPELTSTKYIVTGDGHVR
- a CDS encoding histidine phosphatase family protein translates to MSAAKPGTGRRIVLWRHGQTSWNLERRFQGSTDIELTETGVAQARRAARLLAALKPDAIVASDLKRAAATAAELAALTGHQVAHDSALRETYAGEWQGLTHDEIVARYGEQYAAWKRGEPVRRGGGELETEVADRAAPVVLEHAEKLPEDGTLVVVSHGGTIRTTIGRLLELEARHWESLGGLSNCCWSVLGEGARGWRLLEHNAGTLPEPVLGDDD
- a CDS encoding helix-turn-helix transcriptional regulator, translated to MAAPTQRRRPELAAFLRSRRARVTPQDVGMPPGLRRRTPGLRREEVAQLSGVGVTWYTWLEQGRPINASSQVLDAVARTLRLDPPEREHLYHLAEVAYAPDSEDGVQTVGPELQGILDALHPHPAVIYNGRYDILATNGAYRTLFMTPEHELFGVRNVLWTLFTVQEARCPLVNREQELPLMVAQFRGSYGRHVGEPAWETFVRRLSEASPEFARLWASGDVVPPGARVKTFRHDAVGELRMTSVSLSVNGMPECRIVAYTPNDDRSRRAMALLCPSEAESRAGSEAGTTAETTNPAP
- the proB gene encoding glutamate 5-kinase; protein product: MTVARQYVTEARRIVVKVGSSSLTTAAGGLDADRVDALVDVLSKVRSGGEKEIVLVSSGAIAAGLAPLGLTRRPKDLARQQAAASVGQGLLVARYTASFARYGVRVGQVLLTTDDTSRRAHYRNAYRTLDQLLEMGAVPVVNENDTVATDEIRFGDNDRLAALVAHLVRADLLVLLSDVDGLYDGDPAKDGSSRIAEVTGPDDIAHVEIGAAGKAGVGTGGMVTKVEAARIAAAAGIPVVLTSASRAADALAGRDTGTYFRRTGRRSADRLLWLAHASTPQGSLTLDDGAVRAVVEGRKSLLPAGIAAVDGEFVAGDPVELRDSTGRAVARGLVNFDAKEIPQLLGRSTRELAKELGPAYEREVVHRDDLVVVRT
- the rsfS gene encoding ribosome silencing factor, yielding MTATDRSIELVSAAAQAAADRLAHDIIAYDVSDVLSITDAFLLASAPNDRQVKSIVDEIEERLNKDLGAKPVRREGDRDARWILLDYVDIVVHVQHSEERVFYALERLWKDCPELPLPEDALKTRGKAAEHAALTGADETDGELS
- the nadD gene encoding nicotinate-nucleotide adenylyltransferase, whose protein sequence is MGEQEVPTGRGKRRLGVMGGTFDPIHHGHLVAASEVAALFHLDEVVFVPTGEPWQKSHKAVSAPEDRYLMTVIATASNPQFSVSRIDIDRGGPTYTIDTLRDLSALNADADLFFITGADALSQILTWRDAEELFGLAHFIGVTRPGHDLTDDGLPKGGVSLVEVPALAISSTDCRGRVAQGDPVWYLVPDGVVRYIDKRQLYRGE
- a CDS encoding M48 family metallopeptidase produces the protein MTDDTDSTQGKVPSRQRRRFPDISSRAYEHPADRSALVALRKLSGFDTVFKTLSGLLPERSLRLLFLSDSVRVSDAQFTHLNDMLRDACYILDLEKIPPMYVTQDPKPNAMCIGLDEPIIVVTTGLVELLDEEEMRAVVGHEVGHALSGHAVYRTILLFLTTLAVKIAWIPLGNMAIMAIVTALREWFRKSELSADRAGLLVGQDLQASMRGLMKIAGGNHLHEMNVDAFLAQAEEYEAGGDLRDSVLKILNVLPRTHPFTTVRAAELKKWAETRDYQRIMDGHYPKRSEDKDTSVTDSFRESAGHYAESVRTSKDPLMKLVGDIAGGAGDLAGDLSGRLRSRFGGKDGSTGNGTGAGTEDTGKAES
- a CDS encoding LCP family protein — protein: MNDQQSPYDPYYPQPQIIGYDAYGQPVYQQTHQPPQSQQAQGYDYDPYAQQQPQQPQGYGYDPYAQQQQQQPAPPQQAPYDPYGQQAPQAPPQGRQQPYDPYGHQQPQAQQQPYRPAPPAAPVAAPAGVPGQRRGAPEGPGGEDRDYRTEQFSFIEEPDEDSEDVIDWLKFTESRSERREEARRRGRNRIVALVVVLALVAIGGVGYLWSAGKLPGLGESGERPQNTATGPQQRDVIVVHLHNTQKGGTSTALLVDNTTTKQGTTVLLPNALTVADDEGSATTLGKSVEDDGSTGTREAIGNLLGTKITGTWRLDTPFLERLVELVGNIDITTDADVPGEKKGEAPLVKRGENQTLNGRAAVAYATYRGAGEAEAKQLQRFGQVMYGVLRKMSGDPKAATMTVETLAQILDPSLPEKDLGASLAKLAEHAKGGDYKTALLPVGQDGALSESASGGVVKDILGGKVSAPEQGAAVRVAIRNGSGNPDATEAARIVLINGGYAFLGGAKADRESKSQVVYKDELHKAAAAEVAKTLGLPAGSVKKGTTAGSADVTVVLGSDYKVKGGS